The window CTAGAATAGCCAGGATGATGACCTTATTGCTAGATGAATATATACCTGTATTAAAAGGATCAGAGCTTAATGATGACCCTATGCAGCCATTATCCCGTCAAGCAAAAGACATACTAGAGGAAAAAAGAAATGATGCTGAGGTAATATGGATGCATAGAGAAGAAAGATATACAGAAAAACTCGCTACTCCAGATGTATCGGTAGCAGATTTGATTGGTGACGTAGATCCTATTAAAGCAGCAACATTAAAATTACCCTATTCAGATGAAAGAGTAATCCATTATGGATTAATCCCACGCTCTCACAGAGGTATATTTGTGATCAATGAGTTACCGGATTTACAAGCAAGAATTCAAGTAGCTTTATTTAATATATTACAGGAAGGAGACATCCAAATAAGAGGGTTCAAGTTACGTTTACCATTGGATTTACAGTTTGTGTTTACTGCAAACCCAGAAGACTATACGAATAGAGGAAGTATAATTACACCTTTAAAAGATAGAATAGATGCACAAATTATAACGCATTATCCTGAATCAATTGCCATTGGTAAGAAAATCACTTCTCAAGAAGCAGCTATAAAAGAGGTTCAGGATGAAACAGTAGAGCTAAATGATTTATCAAAAGACTTAATTGAACAGATTGCAATAGAAGCTAGAAATAGTGAGTATATAGATGAAAAAAGTGGTGTATCAGCAAGGCTTACAATCTCTGCTTACGAAAGTTTAGTAAGTGCCGCAGAAAGAAGGTCATTGATCAATAATGAGAAAAAAGTTTATGTTCGCATGTCTGACTTCACAGGAGTTGTTCCTGCAATAACGGGTAAAGTTGAGCTAGTATATGAAGGAGAACAAGAAGGGCCTGGTATTGTAGCTCAAACATTAGTAGGCAAAGCGATACGATCTCAATTTGATCATTATTTCCCGAATCCTGAAGAATTAAGAAAAGATAGAGAGAAGAAAAACCCATACAGACCCATCAGCAAATGGTTTAATGATGGAGAAAAAATAGACCTTCTTCATGATGACAATGAAAAAGAATACAGAAAAAAACTGGATAAGGTTCCAGGCTTAAAAGATTTAGTAAAAGAACATCATAAAAAGCTGAATGAAAAAGAAACTTACTTTATGATGGAATTTGCACTTCATGGAATGGCTGAATACAGTTTATTGAGTAAACATGCCTTGGCAAAAGGACATAGTTTTAAAGACCTGTTAAGCAGCATGTTAAACTTTGAAGAATCAGATGAAAATGAGGATGATTTTTAATTATAAATTGTATATTTGATAGGAACCATCAATTTATAATCTAATTGAAAATTGCTGAAGACCTTATTGGGGGAATAAAGGAACTATTAGCTGATGCTCATAAATTATCAAAACAGAATATACCTTTAGCGATAAGCATCACTGAGAAAGCGCTTTTCAAATCCCAAAAAATCAAAGAAAAAAACATCATTCATGCAGATGCATTGAATCAATTATCCTTGTTGCAGAGAAAAAACAAGGAATATGCAACCGCTAGGTCTTTAGCAGAAAGAGCTCAAGCCATTTCTATAAATATAGATTATGATAGAGGAAGAGGTGATGCATGTTATAATTTAGGGACTATATTTAAAGCCCAAGGTAAGTTTAGCGATGCATTGCCTCATTTTATTGAAGCGATCAATCATTACGAAAGCATCCAAAACAAAAATTTCCACTCAAAATCCCTATGCCTTTTAGGTAACATTTATGAAAAGTTTCAAGATTTCAAAAATGCTAAAATCGCTTATGAAAAAGCTTTAGATGAGGCAGAGGCGCTTAAAAATGAAAATCTGATTAGCGATATTTATTTAA is drawn from Marivirga arenosa and contains these coding sequences:
- a CDS encoding P-loop NTPase family protein gives rise to the protein MSYEKLLSSDKLKITTLKDLMQSGYQPKSVKEELRDNLIKKMRAGENVFEGIWGYEDTVIPDIQRAILSRHNINLLGLRGQAKTRIARMMTLLLDEYIPVLKGSELNDDPMQPLSRQAKDILEEKRNDAEVIWMHREERYTEKLATPDVSVADLIGDVDPIKAATLKLPYSDERVIHYGLIPRSHRGIFVINELPDLQARIQVALFNILQEGDIQIRGFKLRLPLDLQFVFTANPEDYTNRGSIITPLKDRIDAQIITHYPESIAIGKKITSQEAAIKEVQDETVELNDLSKDLIEQIAIEARNSEYIDEKSGVSARLTISAYESLVSAAERRSLINNEKKVYVRMSDFTGVVPAITGKVELVYEGEQEGPGIVAQTLVGKAIRSQFDHYFPNPEELRKDREKKNPYRPISKWFNDGEKIDLLHDDNEKEYRKKLDKVPGLKDLVKEHHKKLNEKETYFMMEFALHGMAEYSLLSKHALAKGHSFKDLLSSMLNFEESDENEDDF